The following are from one region of the Vitis riparia cultivar Riparia Gloire de Montpellier isolate 1030 chromosome 14, EGFV_Vit.rip_1.0, whole genome shotgun sequence genome:
- the LOC117930275 gene encoding protein EIN4, which translates to MLKALAPGLLLTTLILSVTASDNGFANCNCDDEGFWSIHNILECQKVSDLLIAVAYFSIPIELLYFISCSNVPFKWVLLQFIAFIVLCGLTHLLNVWTYYGPHSFQLMLALTISKFLTALVSCATVITLLTLIPLLLKVKVRELFLKQNVLELDQEVGMMKKQKEASWHVRMLTHEIRKSLDKHTILYTTLVELSKTLDLHNCAVWMPNENRTMMNLTHELKVRNSLNRSLSISVNDPDISEIKASKGVRILRPDSALGAASSGESDDSGAIAAIRMPMLRISNFKGGTPELVETCYAILVLVLPFVNSRTWTYQELEIVEVVADQVAVALSHAAVLEESQLTREKLGEQNRALQQAKENAMMASQARNSFQKVMSHGLRRPMHSILGLLSMFQDETMSFKQKIVIDTIMKTSNVLSTLINDVMEISAKDNGRFPLEMRPFRLHSMIKEASCLAKCLCVYKGFGFAVDIRNPLPDQLIGDEKRTFQVVLHMVGYLLNIFDGSGSFIFRVSSESESDGKNDKTWGIWRPDEYACIKFEIEISDGGSLSYGSSTAIEFAGRKHSSGENKEGLSFSMCKKLVQMMQGNIWISSNPQGLAQSMTLVLKFQLQPSFGRSIFGLGNSSEQPNSNSMFRGLRVILADDDNVNRTVTKKLLERLGCQVSAVSSGFECLSALSPSEAPFQIILLDLQMPEMDGFEVAKRIRKFRSRSWPLIIALTASADEHLWERCIQVGMNGIIRKPVLLQGMADELRRVLKRANDGV; encoded by the exons ATGTTAAAAGCATTAGCTCCTGGATTATTGCTTACTACTTTAATCCTCTCTGTCACCGCCAGTGATAATGGGTTTGCCAATTGCAATTGTGATGATGAGGGGTTTTGGAGCATACATAACATTTTAGAGTGCCAAAAAGTGAGCGATCTCTTGATTGCAGTAGCCTATTTTTCAATCCCCATTGAGCTTCTTTACTTTATTAGCTGCTCCAATGTGCCATTTAAATGGGTCCTCCTTCAGTTCATTGCATTCATAGTCCTATGTGGGCTGACCCATTTGCTCAATGTGTGGACTTACTATGGTCCTCACTCATTCCAGTTGATGCTGGCCCTCACGATTTCTAAATTCCTCACTGCTCTAGTGTCATGTGCCACTGTAATAACCCTTTTGACTCTGATCCCTCTTCTTCTCAAAGTGAAAGTAAGAGAGCTCTTTTTGAAGCAAAATGTATTGGAATTGGACCAAGAGGTTGGGATGATGAAGAAACAGAAGGAAGCAAGCTGGCATGTGCGAATGTTGACCCATGAAATTAGGAAGTCACTCGATAAGCACACCATTTTGTACACCACTCTGGTTGAGCTTTCAAAGACTTTGGACCTGCACAACTGTGCGGTTTGGATGCCGAATGAAAATAGAACAATGATGAACCTGACCCATGAGTTGAAAGTGAGGAATTCCTTAAATCGTAGTCTCTCTATCTCAGTTAATGACCCAGATATATCGGAAATAAAAGCGAGCAAGGGAGTGAGGATTTTGAGGCCAGATTCAGCACTTGGGGCTGCTAGCAGTGGTGAGTCTGATGACTCAGGTGCTATAGCAGCAATTCGAATGCCAATGCTTcggatttcaaatttcaaaggaGGAACACCAGAGTTGGTAGAAACCTGTTATGCCATTCTGGTTTTGGTTCTTCCATTTGTGAATTCTAGAACTTGGACCTATCAAGAATTGGAGATTGTGGAAGTGGTTGCTGATCAGGTGGCTGTGGCTCTGTCTCATGCTGCAGTTCTTGAAGAGTCTCAGCTAACCAGGGAGAAACTGGGAGAGCAAAATCGTGCACTGCAGCAAGCTAAGGAGAATGCAATGATGGCAAGCCAGGCAAGGAACTCATTTCAGAAGGTGATGAGTCATGGGCTGAGGAGGCCAATGCACTCAATTTTGGGCCTGCTTTCTATGTTTCAAGATGAGACTATGAGTTTCAAACAGAAAATTGTAATTGATACAATTATGAAAACCAGCAATGTACTATCAACTTTAATCAATGATGTGATGGAAATTTCAGCAAAAGATAATGGAAGGTTCCCACTGGAGATGAGGCCTTTTCGGCTACATTCTATGATTAAGGAAGCCTCTTGCCTTGCCAAGTGCTTGTGTGTATATAAAGGCTTTGGTTTTGCAGTTGATATTCGGAACCCTTTGCCTGATCAGTTGATTGGTGATGAGAAAAGGACTTTCCAAGTAGTTTTGCATATGGTTGGGTATCTGTTGAATATCTTTGATGGAAGTGGTTCTTTTATTTTCCGGGTTTCCTCAGAGAGCGAAAGTGATGGAAAGAATGATAAAACATGGGGAATTTGGAGGCCAGATGAGTATGCatgtataaaatttgaaattgaaattagtgatggaggttctctGTCATATGGCTCGAGCACAGCTATAGAATTTGCTGGTAGGAAGCACAGTAGTGGTGAAAATAAGGAGGGTCTGAGCTTCAGCATGTGCAAAAAGCTTGTGCAG ATGATGCAAGGCAATATCTGGATATCCTCCAACCCTCAAGGTCTTGCACAAAGCATGACACTTGTTCTCAAGTTTCAACTCCAGCCATCTTTTGGGAGATCCATTTTTGGACTTGGAAATTCCTCAGAACAACCAAATTCCAATTCTATGTTCAGAGGACTTCGAGTTATACTGGCTGATGATGATAATGTAAACAGGACTGTGACCAAGAAGCTGCTTGAGAGGCTGGGTTGCCAAGTATCTGCTGTGTCATCTGGGTTTGAATGCTTGAGTGCTCTTAGCCCTTCTGAAGCTCCTTTCCAAATCATTCTTTTGGATCTTCAGATGCCTGAAATGGATGGATTTGAAGTAGCAAAAAGAATCCGAAAGTTCCGCAGCCGCAGTTGGCCTTTGATCATAGCCCTGACAGCAAGCGCTGATGAGCATTTGTGGGAGAGATGCATCCAGGTGGGAATGAATGGCATTATTAGAAAGCCTGTTCTTTTACAAGGAATGGCAGATGAACTTAGAAGAGTCTTGAAGCGAGCCAACGATGGGGTGTGA